A single genomic interval of Mycolicibacterium sp. MU0053 harbors:
- the dmpG gene encoding 4-hydroxy-2-oxovalerate aldolase, whose translation MSTSEIFFNPVWDVRMTDTSLRDGSHHKRHQFTKDEVHSIVAALDTAGVPVIEVTHGDGLGGSSFNYGFSKTPEQELIKLAAETAKEAKIAFLMLPGVGTKEDIKEAQANGGSICRIATHCTEADVSIQHFGLARELGLETVGFLMMSHTISPEKLAKQARIMADAGCQCVYVVDSAGALVLEGVADRVAALVAELGDDAQVGFHGHENLGLGVANSVEAVRAGAKQIDGSCRRFGAGAGNAPVEALIGVFDKIGVKTGIDFFDIADAAEEVVAPAMPAECLLDRNALIMGYAGVYSSFLKHAIRQSERYGVPAHVLLHRAGQRKLIGGQEDQLIDIALEIKREQEAAPAG comes from the coding sequence ATGAGTACTTCAGAGATCTTCTTCAACCCCGTCTGGGATGTCCGGATGACCGACACCTCGCTGCGGGACGGATCGCACCACAAGCGGCACCAGTTCACCAAGGACGAGGTGCACAGCATCGTCGCGGCGCTGGACACCGCGGGTGTGCCGGTCATCGAGGTCACCCACGGTGACGGGCTCGGTGGATCGAGCTTCAACTACGGGTTCTCCAAGACCCCCGAGCAGGAACTGATCAAGTTGGCGGCCGAGACCGCCAAGGAGGCCAAGATCGCCTTCCTGATGCTGCCCGGGGTGGGCACCAAGGAAGACATCAAGGAGGCGCAGGCCAACGGCGGGTCCATTTGCCGGATCGCCACGCACTGCACCGAGGCCGACGTCTCCATCCAGCACTTCGGGCTGGCCCGCGAACTCGGACTGGAAACCGTCGGGTTCCTGATGATGAGCCACACGATTTCGCCCGAAAAGCTCGCCAAGCAGGCCCGCATCATGGCCGATGCAGGCTGCCAGTGCGTATATGTCGTCGATTCGGCCGGCGCGTTGGTGCTCGAAGGGGTCGCCGACCGCGTGGCCGCCCTGGTGGCCGAACTCGGCGACGACGCCCAGGTCGGTTTTCATGGCCATGAGAACCTCGGTCTCGGGGTGGCGAACTCGGTGGAGGCCGTGCGTGCCGGCGCCAAGCAGATCGACGGCAGTTGCCGGCGGTTTGGTGCGGGCGCTGGAAACGCCCCGGTGGAGGCGCTGATCGGTGTCTTCGACAAGATCGGCGTCAAGACCGGGATCGACTTCTTCGACATTGCCGACGCCGCCGAGGAGGTGGTGGCCCCGGCCATGCCCGCCGAATGTCTGCTCGACCGCAACGCCCTGATCATGGGGTATGCCGGGGTGTATTCGAGTTTCCTCAAGCACGCCATCCGGCAGTCGGAGCGCTACGGCGTCCCCGCCCACGTGCTGTTGCACCGAGCGGGGCAGCGCAAGCTGATCGGCGGCCAGGAGGACCAGCTCATCGACATCGCGCTGGAGATCAAGCGGGAACAGGAAGCCGCGCCGGCCGGCTGA
- a CDS encoding DUF2505 domain-containing protein, which produces MPRSYDFTVDSPASVEQIHSAFASRDYWRARLSSFGGLGDLDSLTVDDDGAVTAVCVKDLRPDGLPGPAAKFFPREWRVVQSETWSPIGDGRVRGEVRLMSHGAPGSGSGSALLVPTRGGSRLKCNATVEFKVPLIGGQIENVMGRSLVQNISVLQQFTADWIKANA; this is translated from the coding sequence GTGCCGCGGTCATACGACTTCACGGTCGACTCGCCAGCCAGTGTCGAGCAAATCCATTCTGCGTTTGCCAGCAGGGACTACTGGCGTGCGCGGCTGTCCTCTTTTGGCGGGCTCGGCGACTTGGATTCGTTAACTGTCGACGACGATGGCGCGGTCACCGCGGTGTGCGTCAAGGACCTCAGGCCCGACGGGTTACCCGGGCCCGCGGCCAAGTTCTTCCCCCGCGAGTGGCGAGTCGTGCAAAGCGAGACCTGGAGTCCCATCGGCGACGGCCGCGTGCGGGGTGAGGTTCGCCTGATGTCCCACGGAGCGCCGGGCTCCGGGTCCGGCTCGGCCCTGCTGGTTCCGACTCGGGGCGGTTCCCGCCTGAAATGCAACGCGACCGTGGAGTTCAAAGTGCCGCTGATCGGCGGTCAGATCGAAAACGTCATGGGCCGATCGCTGGTGCAGAACATCTCCGTTCTCCAGCAGTTCACCGCGGACTGGATCAAGGCGAACGCCTGA
- a CDS encoding MbtH family protein produces the protein MSVNPFDDDNGNFVVLINDEEQHSLWPTFADVPAGWKVVYGEAGRTECLEYMEQNWPDIRPRSLRERLESHFSDR, from the coding sequence GTGAGCGTCAATCCGTTTGACGACGACAATGGCAATTTTGTCGTATTGATCAATGACGAAGAACAACACAGCCTTTGGCCAACCTTTGCCGACGTTCCGGCGGGTTGGAAGGTTGTCTACGGCGAGGCCGGCCGGACTGAGTGTCTGGAATACATGGAGCAGAACTGGCCCGACATAAGGCCCAGGAGTCTGCGCGAGAGGCTGGAGAGCCACTTCTCCGACCGATAG